The DNA segment TTCTTAGGGCTCTTTAAAAAATCAACAATTTCAGATAGCTCTTCTTTTGCTTCATCAATACCAGCTACATCTTTAAAAGTTACTTTAACATGATTCTCTGTAAGGAGCTTTGCTTTAGATTTACCAAAACCCATAGCTTTACTACCTCCTTGCATATTCTTCATAAAATAAATCCAAACCCCAACTAATAACAAAAGCGGGAACCATGACAGCAAAATTCCTACAAAAGAATTCATTTTTGAATCTAAAGGAATTGCATCAATACGCACTCCATTTTGCTTTAAACGATCAACAAGCTCCGGATAATTTGGCATATATGTAGCAAATTGTTTACCGTCATTAAAATGACCTTCTACATTATTACCCTGAAGAGTTACATCACGCACTACACCTTCATCAACCTTATTAAGAAACTCAGAGAAAGAAACCTTACTTGAATTAACACCTAAGCCTTCTCCACTAACAACATCATATACCACAACCAACAACATGATTGCGGCCACCCAAAACAATAAATTGCGCCCTATGTTAAACATATTCTAATTCTACCTTTTAATTTACTTGAATTTTAACCAACAATATAACAGTTGATATAGTGATTAGCTAGCATTTTTTCAAGACAAAGAGTCCATCTTATTTACTTTCTACACTCATAAACAAAAACTTCATCCTCTTCCTCAGCTGGTTTATTTCTATCAAAAGATTTTATTACTTTTATATCCTTAAAACCAATCTCTTGTAATAATTTGCGCAAATCATCTTTTTTATAAAGACGCAGCCTTAACTCTTCTACTTCTGTCTTTATAATACTATTATTCTCTATAAGCTCATATTTTTGAAAGAAAGAATAAATATTGTCTTCCCCTTGAGTTGGCAAAATTGATAACATTATCTCTGATTCATCACTTCTACGAACAACACTCCCTTTCCAAACACCGCTTTCTGGAAGCGACTTTATGGACTCCACTTCAAACAACAAAATCCCATCATTATTCATATGATTATAGAAACTCTGCAAAGCTTCTTTCACTTGAGACTCATCTGTAATAATTCCAAACGAACCACCAGGTATAAATATAAGATCGTATTTATCTTCTCTATCAAGATCTTGCACAAAACCTTGCCATATATTGGGCTCCAAATTTAATGCTTTAGCCTTTAAGCGCAAAGCCTCCAGCATATACTCACTGGCATCAAAGCCATGAATATTAAACCCTTCCTCCATCAAAGGAAGTAGAAACCTACCAGTTCCACACATTGGCTCTAAGACATTGCCCTTAGAGCTCTCTACATAGCTTCTATAAAATGCATACGCATCTTCAGGAGGCTTAGGTTTACTTAAATCATATACTTCGGTACACAAACTGAGATAGCTGTCTAGTTTTTTTATATTCATACAAGATCCTCATTAAATTATATTAAATTGATAATAAACTATACTTCTAACATTTTTTAAGCTTACAACCAATAATATAACTGTAAACCTATTGATTTACCTAACATTTCAAACAGCCATCTGTGTCTTTCTTATCTCTAATATAGCTTCTGCAGATCCAATTAATTTTTAATACTTCAACTAGCTCTACTACAAAAAAAACCTCTAACTTTTTTGTGTTATATTATTTA comes from the Rickettsiales bacterium genome and includes:
- a CDS encoding class I SAM-dependent methyltransferase gives rise to the protein MNIKKLDSYLSLCTEVYDLSKPKPPEDAYAFYRSYVESSKGNVLEPMCGTGRFLLPLMEEGFNIHGFDASEYMLEALRLKAKALNLEPNIWQGFVQDLDREDKYDLIFIPGGSFGIITDESQVKEALQSFYNHMNNDGILLFEVESIKSLPESGVWKGSVVRRSDESEIMLSILPTQGEDNIYSFFQKYELIENNSIIKTEVEELRLRLYKKDDLRKLLQEIGFKDIKVIKSFDRNKPAEEEDEVFVYECRK